Proteins co-encoded in one Ornithorhynchus anatinus isolate Pmale09 chromosome 14, mOrnAna1.pri.v4, whole genome shotgun sequence genomic window:
- the SRP54 gene encoding LOW QUALITY PROTEIN: signal recognition particle 54 kDa protein (The sequence of the model RefSeq protein was modified relative to this genomic sequence to represent the inferred CDS: inserted 1 base in 1 codon), whose protein sequence is MVLADLGRKITSALRSLSNATIINEEVLNAMLKEVCTALLEADVNIKLVKQLRENVKSAIDLEEMASGLNKRKMIQHAVFKELVKLVDPGVKAWTPTKGKQNVIMFVGLQGSGKTTTCSKLAYYYQRKGWKTCLICADTFRAGAFDQXKQNATKARIPFYGSYTEMDPVIIASEGVEKFKNENFEIIIVDTSGRHKQEDSLFEEMLQVANAIQPDNIVYVMDASIGQACEAQAKAFKDKVDVASVIVTKLDGHAKGGGALSAVAATKSPIIFIGTGEHIDDFEPFKTQPFISKLLGMGDIEGLIDKVNELKLDDNEALIEKLKHGQFTLRDMYEQFQNIMKMGPFSQILGMIPGFGTDFMSKGNEQESMARLKKLMTIMDSMNDQELDSTDGAKVFSKQPGRIQRVARGSGVSTRDVQELLTQYTKFAQMVKKMGGIKGLFKGGDMSKNVSQSQMAKLNQQMAKMMDPRVLHHMGGMAGLQSMMRQFQQGAAGNMKGMMGFNNM, encoded by the exons ATGGTGCTAGCAGATCTTGGAAGAAAAATAACCTCGGCGTTACGCTCGTTGagcaatgccaccattattaatgaAGAG GTATTAAATGCTATGCTAAAAGAAGTGTGTACAGCCCTGTTGGAAGCTGATGTTAATATTAAACTGGTGAAGCAACTACGAGAAAATGTCAA GTCGGCTATTGACCTTGAAGAAATGGCATCTGGCCTcaacaaaagaaaaatgattcagcatGCTGTTTTTAAAGAACTTGTGAAG CTAGTGGACCCAGGAGTCAAAGCCTGGACTCCTACTAAAGGAAAACAGAATGTTATAATGTTTGTTGGGCTGCAGGGTAGCGGTAAAACCACAACGTGTTCAAAG TTAGCCTACTATTACCAGAGAAAAGGTTGGAAGACCTGTTTGATATGTGCAGACACATTCAGAGCAG GGGCTTTTGACC CTAAACAGAATGCTACCAAAGCCAGAATCCCATTCTATGGAAG TTATACTGAAATGGACCCTGTAATCATCGCCTCTGAAGGTGTGGAGAAATTCAAGAATGAAAATTTTGAAATTATCATTGTTGATACAAGTGGCCGTCATAAACAAGAAGACTCTTTGTTTGAAGAAATGCTTCAAGTTGCTAATGCAATA CAACCTGACAACATCGTATACGTTATGGATGCTTCCATCGGGCAGGCTTGTGAAGCTCAAGCTAAGGCTTTCAAAGACAAAGTGGACGTGGCCTCCGTTATCGTGACGAAACTTGATGGCCACGCGAAAGGAGGTGGTGCTCTTAGTGC AGTTGCTGCTACGAAAAGTCCAATTATTTTCATTGGAACTGGAGAACATATAGATGACTTTGAGCCTTTCAAAACCCAGCCTTTCATTAGCAAACTTCTTG GTATGGGTGACATAGAAGGATTGATAGATAAAGTCAATGAGTTGAAACTGGATGATAATGAAGCACTTATAGAAAAACTTAAACATG GCCAGTTTACATTGAGAGACATGTATGAACAATTCCAAAACATCATGAAAATGGGTCCCTTCAGTCAAATCTTG GGAATGATCCCTGGCTTTGGAACAGATTTTATGAGCAAAGGCAATGAGCAGGAATCAATGGCAAGGCTAAAGaaattaatgacaataatggatAGTATGAATGATCAAG AACTTGATAGTACAGACGGTGCCAAGGTTTTCAGTAAGCAACCAGGACGAATTCAAAGAGTAGCAAGAGGTTCAGGTGTCTCTACAAGAGATGTTCAAGAGCTTTTGACCCAGTATACCAAGTTTGCCCAGATGGTGAAAAAGATGGGTGGTATCAAGGGGCTTTTCAAAG GGGGTGACATGTCAAAGAATGTGAGCCAGTCCCAGATGGCAAAACTGAATCAACAGATGGCGAAAATGATGGATCCAAGAGTTCTTCATCACATGG gtggGATGGCAGGCCTGCAGTCGATGATGAGGCAGTTTCAACAAGGAGCTGCTGGGAATATGAAAGGCATGATGGGATTCAACAACATGTGA